In Candidatus Palauibacter soopunensis, the genomic stretch CGAACACGGCCGTCGCCACCGGAACGTTGGGGGCCAGGCTGCCGCAACGGACTCGGAGTTCGCCGTCGAAGCGGGACAGTTCGGCCGTCCAGGGCTCCCGTCCCGTGCAGAGGATCGCGTCCGCGCGGGCGACCGCGCGTTCCCAGCGCTCGCGAAAGGGACCCGCGGGGAGACGCTCACGGTTCGTGCGGCGAAGGGCGTCCCGGTCGAGGACCAGGAGGTCGAGGTCCCGGAAGAGGCGGCGATGCTGAAAGCCATCGTCGACGATGACGACGGTTGCCCCCTCCGCGGCCGCCCGCCGCGCGGACCGGAGCCGGTCCGGGTGACCGCGGATCGACGCTCCCGGCGCTTCGTGCGCGAGCAACTCGAGCTCGTCGGTGTATCCCCGCGCGAGGATGGCCGGCCGGTGCCCGGCCTCCCGAAGCATGCGGGCAATGCAGGCGGCGAGCGGTGTCTTGCCGCTTCCCCCGACCGTGACGCCGCCGACCGAAATCACGGGGATGGCGGCGGAGTGCGTGGCGAGGACCCCGACGTCGTACAGGCGGTGCCGGCCGTCGTGGACGCCGCCGTAGATGCGGGCCAGCCCTCTCATCGGAAGGGCCGCGCGCGGGCGGCGCCACTGCCTGCGGAGGCGGAGTTCGAGCGAGCGCCGCACGGGAGTCTCGCGCTCCGGCCGAGGCGTGCGATCCTGCCCGCCCCCCCTGCGTACGATTCCCGGCGGACGGGTCCAGCGCGCCTCGCGCGCCGCCTGCTCGCAGCGGGCCACCTCGCGTTGAAGTGCCGCCTGGATGTCTCCCGTGTCCGGCGCGTACCCCTCGGCGACCGGAGCGGGCGACACAAACACCGTGGCCCCCGGAGCGGGGATGAGGAAGCGATCCCAGCTCGGGAGCCGCCGGCCCGAAGAGGCCGCGACCCCCACCACCGTCACGGAGCTGTCGGTCAGCGCCGCGATGCGCGCCGCGCCTTCCTTCAGCGATCGGCGGGGGCCGCGCGGTCCATCGCCCGTGAGAATCACGCCGCGCCCCGAAGCGAACGCGCGGGTCAGTTGGCGGAAACCGGCCGAACCGCCCCGCGTGCTCGAACCCCGGGCCACGCGATAACCGAGGCGCCGGAGGACGCGCGAGATGATCTCGCCGTCTCGGTCACGGCTCGCGAGCGTGGCGAGTTCCTGGCCCGCGAAGAGGCAGGTGAGCGGGAGGAGGTGTTCGTGCCAGCACGCGTGGACCTCGTGCTTCAGCCGAGGCCGATACGGCCGGCCGGGGTCATCGGGGTGCCGGAGGCGCCACGTCCGGCTGATCGGAAGCGCGGCCCGCACGAGTCGGACCGCGAGGCCCAGCGGGATGCGGCGGGCGCTCAGCACGGCGTGCCGGGGCAACGCTCGGAATCGGGGTTGGTCAGAAGCTCGATCGCGTGCCTCGCCACGCGCGTCGCGCAGCCGGGGTGGCCGAGCCGCTCGCGAACGACCTCGAAGCCGCGCAACATCTCGCGCCGGGCCGGCGCCTCTTCGTGGAGGAGCGTCTCGAGCGCTGCCGCCGCCCCCTCGGCCGTCAGCCCATCCTGAAGGAACTCCGGCACGACCGGGGCCTCGGCTACGAGATTGACGAGCACGATGGACGGCACGCGCACGAGCCGACGGCCGATGGCCCACTCCACCCTGCCCATGCGGTAGCCCACGACCATCGGCACCCCCGCGAGCGCGAGTTCGAGGGTGATCGTGCCGGACTTCGTGAGGGCAGCCCAGGACCGCGTCGTGGCCTCACGCGCGCCGGCGGTCGGGAATCCCGCTTCGGCATAGAGGGATTCCGGAAGGTGCGGTGGGCGCGCGATGATGAAATCGAGATCCCGGTGCCGCCCCGCGAGTTCCCGCGCCGCCTCCGCGAAGACAGGAAGCATGCACCGGACCTCCTGCTCCCGTGATCCCGGGAAGAGTCCGATCACCCTCCCCGAATCGGATGGGCGGCCCCCCATCGCCACGCCGGACCCGGTCGTCGGGCGGGCCCCCACACCACCGTCGGGAGCGTGCGTCGCGTCGAGCAGGGGATGCCCGACGAAGTCCGTGCGCACGCCGTATCGTGCGAGCAGCGCCGCTTCGAACGGGAGCACGGTGAGGACGCGGTCGCAATCGCGTCGCAGTTTCCTGGCCCGGCCCTCACGCCAGGCCCATACCTGAGGCGCGATGTAGTAGAGGACCCGACGTCCCTGCCGCCGCGCGCTTCGGGCAAGCCGCAGATTCAGTCCCGGGTAGTCGATCGGAAGAAACAGCCGGACATCCTCCGTCACGAAGAGGCGCCGGATCCTGCGCTCCAGTCGAAGGAAGCCCGGCAGACGCCGCAGCACCTCCGTCCCGCCCATGACGGACAACTCGTCCAGCCCGGCGATCCTCGACACGCCGGCCGCGTCCATCTCGCGCCCGCCGATGCCGAACAGCCTCGCCTCGGGCAGCTTCCGGCGGATCTCCCGCGCGACCGCCGCGCCGTGGTGGTCTCCCGAGGATTCGCCGGCGGAGATGAAGACCGCCGGTCGTGGACGTGGGGTCAGGACAGGCGGCCGAGGTAGGCCATCAACAAGAGGACAAGCGCAAGGAGGATGAGGAGAACCAGCGTCCGGGGTCCCCGCTTCACCGCGCCTCCGAGCTTCTTCCGCTCCTCACGAATCTTGAGCAACGACATGTACGAACTCCTCGATTTCGCGGGTGATTCGAATCGCGACTTCCAGTGCCTCCCTGCCCGCGCGACCCGATACCAGGCGGCTCGGGCGTCCCGCGATCGCATCGGCGAAGGCCTCGAGTTCCCGCGCGAGCGCCTCGCCGCCGCGAGCCTCCAGCGGCACGTGCTCC encodes the following:
- a CDS encoding tetraacyldisaccharide 4'-kinase; translated protein: MPRHAVLSARRIPLGLAVRLVRAALPISRTWRLRHPDDPGRPYRPRLKHEVHACWHEHLLPLTCLFAGQELATLASRDRDGEIISRVLRRLGYRVARGSSTRGGSAGFRQLTRAFASGRGVILTGDGPRGPRRSLKEGAARIAALTDSSVTVVGVAASSGRRLPSWDRFLIPAPGATVFVSPAPVAEGYAPDTGDIQAALQREVARCEQAAREARWTRPPGIVRRGGGQDRTPRPERETPVRRSLELRLRRQWRRPRAALPMRGLARIYGGVHDGRHRLYDVGVLATHSAAIPVISVGGVTVGGSGKTPLAACIARMLREAGHRPAILARGYTDELELLAHEAPGASIRGHPDRLRSARRAAAEGATVVIVDDGFQHRRLFRDLDLLVLDRDALRRTNRERLPAGPFRERWERAVARADAILCTGREPWTAELSRFDGELRVRCGSLAPNVPVATAVFGHGPLEAASAGARRWAGSPAPRVALTGIMKPNLFFAQAGAACASVRERLALSDHGIPSPRERTAAVDAAGRGGVLTTRKDVSRLRPLFDPGLPIWVLPETLAWKAGWEDVRRLILDTASGRKDRDPAAGR
- the lpxB gene encoding lipid-A-disaccharide synthase: MTPRPRPAVFISAGESSGDHHGAAVAREIRRKLPEARLFGIGGREMDAAGVSRIAGLDELSVMGGTEVLRRLPGFLRLERRIRRLFVTEDVRLFLPIDYPGLNLRLARSARRQGRRVLYYIAPQVWAWREGRARKLRRDCDRVLTVLPFEAALLARYGVRTDFVGHPLLDATHAPDGGVGARPTTGSGVAMGGRPSDSGRVIGLFPGSREQEVRCMLPVFAEAARELAGRHRDLDFIIARPPHLPESLYAEAGFPTAGAREATTRSWAALTKSGTITLELALAGVPMVVGYRMGRVEWAIGRRLVRVPSIVLVNLVAEAPVVPEFLQDGLTAEGAAAALETLLHEEAPARREMLRGFEVVRERLGHPGCATRVARHAIELLTNPDSERCPGTPC